In a genomic window of Sutcliffiella sp. FSL R7-0096:
- a CDS encoding dipeptide ABC transporter ATP-binding protein has translation MSNQTLLEVKNLKQYFPIKGGMFGRTVNHVKAVDDISFSVKEGETVSIVGESGCGKSTTGRAILRLDNPYSGEVSFQGEDLLALNKSQMRKKRKDLQIIFQDPYASLNPRQTVSQILEEALEIQNVVPRKDRRKKIVELLETVGIGAHQVDRHPHEFSGGQRQRIGIARALSVDPKLIVCDEAVSALDVSIQAQVLNLLKRLQREFNLTYLFISHDLGVVRHISDRIIVMYLGKIVEIADKDALFANPQHPYTKALLSAIPSTDLGKKKERIILKGDVPSPIDPPAGCRFHTRCPYAFDRCRTEEPKLHGIPGVNQQSACHLVEDGAVDFSQLKTNY, from the coding sequence ATGAGTAATCAAACATTATTAGAAGTAAAAAACCTTAAACAATACTTTCCTATTAAAGGTGGAATGTTCGGAAGGACGGTTAACCATGTCAAGGCAGTGGACGATATCAGTTTCTCCGTAAAGGAAGGAGAAACGGTAAGTATCGTAGGAGAATCCGGCTGCGGTAAATCCACGACTGGACGTGCCATCCTTCGCCTAGACAACCCTTATTCCGGGGAAGTAAGCTTCCAAGGGGAAGATTTACTTGCTTTAAACAAATCGCAGATGAGAAAGAAACGTAAGGATCTGCAAATTATTTTCCAAGATCCGTATGCCTCCTTAAACCCTCGTCAGACAGTAAGTCAGATCTTAGAGGAAGCATTGGAAATCCAGAATGTTGTACCTCGTAAAGATCGTCGCAAAAAAATTGTGGAACTGCTTGAAACGGTTGGGATTGGTGCCCATCAAGTTGACCGCCATCCCCATGAGTTCAGTGGTGGACAACGTCAGCGTATCGGGATTGCCCGGGCATTATCTGTTGATCCGAAGCTGATTGTCTGTGACGAAGCTGTATCGGCATTGGACGTATCCATTCAGGCACAGGTATTGAACCTGCTGAAAAGGTTACAACGTGAATTTAATTTGACGTACTTGTTCATCTCCCATGACCTCGGGGTTGTGCGTCATATTTCCGATAGAATCATTGTTATGTATCTAGGTAAAATTGTGGAGATTGCTGATAAAGACGCACTTTTTGCTAACCCACAGCATCCTTACACAAAAGCATTATTATCTGCTATACCTAGTACAGATCTTGGGAAGAAAAAAGAGCGTATCATCTTAAAAGGAGATGTTCCTTCTCCAATCGATCCACCTGCAGGGTGCCGCTTCCATACGCGCTGTCCATATGCATTCGATCGTTGCAGAACGGAAGAGCCGAAGCTTCATGGGATTCCTGGTGTCAACCAGCAATCTGCTTGCCACTTGGTGGAAGACGGAGCAGTTGATTTCTCGCAGTTAAAGACGAATTATTAA
- the iadA gene encoding beta-aspartyl-peptidase, whose translation MIKLLKNGTVYSPDFLGKKDVLIVDKRIAAIEDSIQFEESAYVEVLDVAGQIIVPGFIDNHVHIMGGGGEGSFRTRTPELVLSDAIKGGITTLVGVIGTDGTTRTMPSLIAKAKALKEEGISCFVHTGSYQVPVKTLTGMIEDDLILIDEIIGVGEIAIADHRSSQPSYEDIAKIAAAARVGGMLSGKAGIVNMHLGDSASKLSIIEEVIEKTEIPLRQFLPTHINRNRELFAAGIKYAKKGGYVDFTTSSIAKFLEQGETKCSVGLKEMLDQGVSIKQITFSSDGQASLPEFDENGEFIGLQLGRVTSLYNEVKDAIREQGVLPADALKVITENPAKVLRLASKGTIEVGKDADLVVLNESSFEINSVIALGQKMMWNKRLLVKGTFE comes from the coding sequence ATGATTAAGTTATTGAAAAACGGTACTGTTTATAGTCCTGATTTTCTAGGGAAAAAAGATGTTTTAATTGTCGACAAGAGGATTGCGGCAATAGAGGATAGCATCCAATTTGAAGAAAGCGCTTATGTAGAAGTGCTCGATGTCGCAGGCCAGATAATCGTGCCAGGATTCATTGATAATCATGTCCACATCATGGGAGGCGGTGGCGAAGGAAGCTTTCGTACTCGCACCCCTGAGCTTGTTTTATCAGATGCCATCAAAGGTGGAATCACCACCCTTGTGGGGGTCATTGGAACAGATGGTACCACCAGGACGATGCCAAGCCTTATAGCAAAAGCTAAAGCGTTAAAAGAGGAAGGTATTAGTTGTTTCGTACATACAGGCTCCTATCAGGTTCCCGTCAAAACACTGACAGGTATGATTGAAGATGATTTAATATTAATTGATGAAATTATTGGAGTCGGGGAAATAGCCATTGCCGATCACCGTTCTTCTCAACCTAGTTATGAGGATATTGCAAAGATCGCTGCAGCTGCGCGGGTCGGTGGGATGCTTTCTGGTAAAGCTGGGATAGTGAATATGCATCTCGGGGATAGTGCGAGCAAGCTATCGATCATAGAAGAGGTCATCGAAAAAACTGAAATTCCATTACGTCAATTCTTACCCACACATATCAATCGTAACCGAGAGTTGTTTGCAGCTGGAATCAAATATGCCAAAAAAGGCGGCTATGTGGACTTTACCACTTCAAGTATTGCAAAGTTCCTTGAGCAGGGGGAAACAAAATGCAGTGTCGGTTTGAAAGAGATGCTTGATCAAGGTGTATCAATTAAACAGATTACATTCTCCTCCGACGGTCAGGCAAGCTTGCCTGAATTTGATGAAAATGGGGAATTTATAGGTTTGCAGTTAGGGAGGGTCACTTCTTTATACAATGAAGTGAAAGATGCTATCAGAGAACAGGGGGTACTGCCTGCAGATGCCTTGAAGGTTATTACAGAGAATCCGGCAAAAGTGTTGCGATTGGCATCCAAGGGAACGATTGAAGTAGGAAAGGACGCTGATCTTGTTGTTTTGAATGAATCGTCATTTGAAATAAATTCCGTAATCGCGCTTGGTCAGAAAATGATGTGGAATAAAAGACTGCTTGTAAAAGGAACATTCGAGTAA
- a CDS encoding alanine/glycine:cation symporter family protein: MIDTIIEWSNEILWSYVLIALLVGLGIFFSLKSKFVQFTQLGEMMRLLKESPTSNETKKRVSSFGAFCISAATRIGTGNLAGVAIAISLGGPGAVFWMWVVALFGASLSFIESTLAQVYKVKDKSGFKGGPAYYMQKAMGARWMGILFAVLITFCFGLAFTSVQANTITVAFHEAFGVNRLALGLVLAAIVALVIFGGVKRIAKVSQVVVPVMAVSYLLLALYVIVLNIGEIPGLIGVIVSSAFGFNEAVAGGIGAAIMNGVKRGLFSNEAGMGSAPVAAATADVSHPAKQGFIQTLGVFVDTILICSATAFIILLAGIPGGAEMEGIQLTQVALAEHVGPWASIFIAIAILLFCFSSIIGNYYYGESNIEFIKESKAATMIFRFAVLGMIIFGSVASLSMVWNMADLFMALMAITNLVALAFIGKIALAVLKDYMKQRKEGKDPVFYASNIKGLKNTECWEDESTSVEEKGA; this comes from the coding sequence ATGATAGACACAATTATTGAATGGAGTAATGAAATTCTTTGGTCATACGTTCTAATTGCTTTATTGGTTGGCCTTGGGATTTTCTTTTCATTAAAGTCAAAGTTTGTCCAGTTTACTCAGCTCGGAGAAATGATGCGTCTCCTTAAAGAAAGTCCAACATCCAATGAAACGAAAAAACGAGTATCATCTTTCGGGGCTTTTTGTATTAGTGCAGCAACGCGAATAGGGACAGGTAACCTTGCGGGTGTCGCGATTGCCATCTCGCTTGGAGGTCCAGGAGCGGTATTTTGGATGTGGGTGGTAGCATTATTCGGTGCTTCCTTGAGTTTTATTGAGAGTACGCTCGCGCAAGTATATAAAGTGAAGGATAAGAGCGGCTTCAAAGGCGGACCAGCCTATTATATGCAAAAGGCAATGGGAGCAAGATGGATGGGGATCCTTTTCGCCGTCCTGATTACGTTCTGTTTCGGATTAGCATTTACTTCTGTTCAAGCGAACACCATCACCGTTGCGTTCCATGAAGCATTTGGAGTGAACCGCTTGGCACTTGGACTTGTGCTGGCGGCAATTGTAGCTTTGGTCATCTTTGGTGGAGTTAAGCGGATTGCCAAGGTTTCACAGGTTGTCGTACCTGTCATGGCTGTTTCCTATTTATTGTTGGCATTGTATGTCATTGTATTGAACATTGGAGAAATTCCTGGTTTGATTGGTGTCATCGTCTCCAGTGCTTTCGGATTTAACGAAGCGGTCGCTGGTGGAATCGGTGCTGCGATCATGAATGGTGTTAAACGAGGATTATTCTCCAATGAAGCCGGCATGGGTAGCGCCCCGGTTGCAGCAGCAACGGCAGACGTAAGTCACCCTGCCAAGCAAGGATTCATTCAGACACTTGGAGTCTTCGTCGATACGATCCTGATCTGTAGTGCAACAGCCTTCATTATCCTGCTAGCAGGCATTCCAGGTGGAGCGGAGATGGAAGGGATCCAGTTGACCCAGGTGGCACTGGCTGAACATGTAGGACCATGGGCGAGCATCTTTATCGCCATTGCTATTCTGTTATTCTGCTTCAGTTCCATTATCGGAAACTACTATTATGGAGAGTCCAATATTGAATTTATCAAAGAAAGCAAAGCTGCCACGATGATCTTCCGTTTTGCGGTGCTTGGGATGATCATTTTCGGTTCTGTTGCAAGCCTTAGCATGGTTTGGAATATGGCTGACTTGTTCATGGCATTGATGGCCATCACCAACCTAGTGGCATTGGCCTTTATCGGAAAGATTGCCCTTGCTGTGCTGAAGGACTATATGAAGCAACGTAAAGAAGGAAAAGATCCTGTATTCTATGCTAGTAACATTAAAGGATTAAAGAATACGGAATGCTGGGAAGATGAATCAACAAGTGTGGAAGAAAAAGGCGCGTGA
- a CDS encoding DinB family protein has product MKSNHIGDEMMEELLFKQMHFVRKRTIAALDATTEKLADEMPGDVKNSIRWNLGHIFVSQDTLLYPFIGEEHHVPENYLELFKMGSSPHHWVEEAPSLQEIRKYLVDQPRRILADFSGKLEDPIERPFKLGDYELSTLGELLSFAIWHEGLHQGTINTIKRTVGTEDLWSKVKEEIQPV; this is encoded by the coding sequence GTGAAATCCAATCATATAGGGGATGAAATGATGGAAGAACTACTTTTTAAACAGATGCATTTTGTGCGAAAAAGAACGATTGCTGCCTTGGATGCCACGACGGAGAAACTTGCGGATGAGATGCCGGGAGATGTGAAAAATTCAATCAGATGGAATCTTGGGCATATTTTTGTTTCTCAAGATACGTTGCTCTATCCGTTCATTGGGGAAGAACATCATGTACCTGAAAATTATCTTGAGTTGTTTAAAATGGGCTCAAGCCCCCATCATTGGGTGGAAGAAGCTCCGTCCTTGCAAGAAATCAGGAAGTATTTAGTGGACCAGCCAAGACGTATTCTAGCGGATTTTTCTGGTAAGCTTGAGGATCCTATTGAACGTCCGTTCAAACTGGGAGACTATGAGCTTTCCACACTTGGGGAGCTTCTGAGCTTTGCAATCTGGCATGAGGGGTTGCATCAAGGGACCATAAATACAATTAAGCGAACAGTTGGAACAGAGGACCTTTGGAGCAAAGTGAAAGAGGAAATTCAGCCGGTATAG
- a CDS encoding VOC family protein gives MKHFHQSPTTYVGEVMIKVENLQRSIEFYTNVIGFKVLEHTESKAVFSADGQTPLLTIEQPKGIKPKQPRTTGLYHFALLLPSRADLGSIIHHFIDNGVRLQGASDHLVSEALYLSDPDGNGIEIYRDRPAEEWNWNGSEVEMASIALDVEELLKEGKDTPWDGLPEATVMGHIHLHVSGLKDTEHFYTEGLGFEVVTRYGAQALFISTGRYHHHIGLNTWNGVGTSAPAGNTVGLEWFSLMFSSEEKKLAAVERLTSLGSEVERVDGEYFAKDPSGNKIKLV, from the coding sequence ATGAAACATTTTCATCAAAGTCCTACCACTTATGTGGGGGAGGTTATGATAAAAGTAGAAAATCTTCAACGCTCCATCGAATTTTATACTAATGTTATCGGTTTTAAGGTATTGGAACATACAGAATCCAAAGCGGTGTTCTCTGCAGATGGGCAAACACCACTTTTGACCATTGAACAACCAAAGGGTATCAAACCAAAACAGCCACGGACAACAGGCCTTTATCACTTTGCATTACTTTTGCCATCAAGAGCGGATCTTGGAAGCATCATACACCACTTCATCGACAATGGTGTCCGCCTGCAAGGCGCATCAGATCATCTTGTGAGTGAGGCCCTGTACTTGTCGGATCCTGATGGAAACGGTATAGAAATCTATAGAGATCGTCCTGCTGAGGAATGGAATTGGAACGGATCGGAAGTGGAGATGGCATCCATTGCGCTAGACGTGGAAGAACTGTTAAAAGAGGGGAAAGATACACCGTGGGACGGTCTTCCTGAAGCGACAGTGATGGGACATATTCATCTGCACGTTTCTGGGCTAAAGGATACAGAGCATTTTTACACGGAAGGGCTAGGGTTTGAAGTTGTTACTCGCTATGGGGCTCAGGCTTTGTTTATATCCACTGGACGTTACCATCACCATATCGGTCTTAATACATGGAATGGAGTGGGGACCTCTGCACCAGCAGGTAACACAGTAGGTCTGGAATGGTTTTCCTTGATGTTTTCAAGTGAAGAAAAGAAACTGGCTGCAGTTGAGAGATTAACCTCATTAGGCAGTGAAGTAGAAAGAGTAGATGGCGAATATTTCGCAAAGGACCCTTCAGGAAATAAAATAAAATTGGTTTAA
- a CDS encoding DUF3231 family protein → MKEHNIQLTTPEIAALWTTYIQNSATICFYKHFLQRIEDSEIQRVVKESLYLEERYNEEIKKIFIKEGFPVPDGFSDKDVNLSAPPLYTDLFALSFAYRVGQMTVPYYASVLTKIARSDVVAFFSECLKTSTKHYKNALNLMLAKGIYDRPPKIPYPKNVKYIQEQQTILGTWFGDKRPLNVMELGEIFYVIERNYIGMVMLLGLIQVMRDQEIKVYLEKGKKLAKKQVEVFNNVLKKEDHLGNIPVSLEVTDSTVSPFSDRLILFLITTTSSAGLYLLAYGMSTAMRKDLAMHYSTIILDVAKYGEEGLEMLIKRGWMEQPPQSVNRRKLQE, encoded by the coding sequence ATGAAGGAACATAACATACAACTGACAACGCCGGAAATCGCCGCTTTATGGACGACTTACATACAAAATAGTGCAACAATTTGCTTTTATAAGCACTTTCTTCAACGGATTGAAGACTCGGAAATTCAACGTGTAGTAAAGGAGTCTTTGTACTTAGAAGAAAGATATAATGAGGAAATCAAAAAAATCTTTATAAAGGAAGGATTTCCGGTACCAGATGGGTTTTCAGATAAAGATGTAAATCTGTCAGCTCCTCCATTATATACGGATCTTTTTGCCCTGAGCTTCGCGTATAGGGTAGGTCAGATGACAGTCCCATATTATGCCTCTGTATTGACGAAAATTGCAAGGAGCGACGTGGTCGCTTTTTTCAGCGAGTGTTTGAAAACTTCAACTAAACATTACAAGAATGCTCTTAATTTGATGCTTGCTAAGGGCATTTATGATAGGCCACCAAAAATTCCCTATCCAAAGAATGTGAAGTATATCCAAGAGCAACAGACCATCCTCGGCACGTGGTTTGGTGACAAAAGGCCATTAAATGTGATGGAGCTTGGTGAAATCTTTTATGTGATTGAACGGAATTATATAGGGATGGTCATGTTATTGGGACTGATTCAAGTCATGAGGGACCAAGAGATCAAGGTGTATTTGGAAAAAGGAAAGAAGCTTGCAAAGAAACAGGTGGAAGTATTCAATAATGTACTGAAGAAGGAAGACCACCTGGGTAATATTCCGGTCAGCCTGGAGGTAACAGATTCAACGGTTTCACCGTTTTCAGATAGGCTTATCCTGTTTCTTATTACCACCACAAGTTCTGCAGGATTATATCTTTTGGCATATGGCATGTCCACTGCGATGCGCAAAGACCTTGCCATGCACTATTCTACCATTATCTTGGACGTAGCGAAGTATGGGGAAGAAGGGTTGGAAATGCTTATAAAACGGGGGTGGATGGAACAACCACCGCAATCTGTGAACAGAAGGAAGCTGCAGGAATAA
- a CDS encoding GNAT family N-acetyltransferase, translating into MYETVFVFPTRDSIEEVATFISMFNGQAQSHIGYCGRQKEEIASSLKNDITDIPFEKAFVVAYKGETLVGVLGFDADLEHRSAEIWGPFVANNQNELVPLLFKKMLSILPSVVEKLCMFPNKENKMAMTLAVDFNFTKQSEQAILTMKRNDFIFAQETMMPELPVHFYCEMVRLHDLNFPDTYYSGEQIIHRLNAHRKVFVYEKEDSLAGYIYAEVEPEFSEASIEFFAVDERFRGNGIGADLLKSAIAWIFSYKGMEELQLCVNATNYHAIRLYQKAGFHLADELHYFEKKLKVRV; encoded by the coding sequence ATGTATGAAACAGTATTTGTGTTTCCTACAAGGGATTCAATAGAAGAAGTGGCCACTTTCATTTCTATGTTCAATGGACAAGCACAAAGCCACATCGGTTATTGTGGAAGGCAAAAGGAAGAGATCGCCTCCTCATTGAAAAATGATATTACAGATATCCCATTTGAAAAAGCTTTCGTTGTAGCTTACAAGGGTGAAACATTAGTTGGTGTCCTCGGATTTGATGCTGACCTCGAGCACAGATCAGCAGAGATTTGGGGGCCTTTTGTAGCTAACAATCAGAATGAACTAGTGCCATTATTGTTTAAGAAGATGTTGTCCATTTTACCTTCTGTGGTGGAAAAGCTTTGCATGTTTCCCAACAAGGAGAATAAAATGGCCATGACATTGGCAGTAGATTTTAATTTCACAAAACAAAGTGAACAGGCTATTCTGACCATGAAACGAAATGACTTCATCTTTGCTCAAGAAACTATGATGCCCGAACTGCCTGTTCATTTCTATTGCGAAATGGTGCGTCTTCACGACCTAAACTTTCCTGATACATACTACAGTGGTGAACAGATCATTCACCGTCTGAATGCACATCGGAAAGTGTTTGTTTATGAAAAAGAAGACAGCTTGGCCGGTTACATCTATGCGGAAGTCGAGCCTGAATTCTCAGAGGCCAGCATTGAATTCTTTGCAGTGGATGAACGGTTTAGGGGAAATGGAATTGGGGCTGATCTATTGAAAAGCGCAATTGCTTGGATCTTTTCATATAAGGGGATGGAAGAGCTACAATTATGTGTGAATGCCACTAATTATCATGCCATTAGACTTTATCAAAAGGCCGGTTTCCATCTTGCTGATGAACTCCATTATTTCGAAAAGAAGCTGAAGGTCCGCGTCTGA
- a CDS encoding DUF1538 domain-containing protein, giving the protein MEDIKDSIKESFLAILPVSMVIVLLQVFLIGLPFEKFLLFIIGLLMVTFGLMFFLMGVNIGLLPVGEMIGKALPKPKKKWLIILVGLLLGVAVTVAEPDVRVLATQVDEVSEGKITSTLLILSVALGVGIFVALAMVRTIYKIKLPYLLMPAYLLVFIIAFFTPETFVPISFDAGGVTTGPLTVPFILALGVGVASVMRKGESSSEGFGLVALASIGPIIAVLLLGVIYQ; this is encoded by the coding sequence ATGGAGGATATCAAAGATTCGATTAAGGAATCTTTTCTGGCAATATTACCAGTTTCAATGGTAATTGTCTTACTGCAAGTGTTCTTGATTGGGCTTCCTTTCGAGAAATTCTTGTTATTTATCATTGGTTTGTTGATGGTGACATTTGGGTTGATGTTTTTTTTGATGGGGGTCAATATTGGTCTATTACCTGTAGGGGAGATGATCGGAAAGGCTCTTCCGAAGCCAAAGAAGAAGTGGCTGATCATCCTAGTAGGATTATTGTTGGGGGTGGCTGTCACAGTGGCAGAGCCCGATGTGCGAGTGCTGGCAACACAGGTGGACGAGGTATCCGAGGGCAAAATCACCTCCACCCTCCTGATTCTTTCGGTTGCACTTGGAGTGGGGATATTTGTGGCGTTGGCGATGGTAAGAACCATTTATAAAATAAAACTCCCTTACCTATTAATGCCTGCTTATCTTCTTGTTTTCATCATTGCATTTTTTACCCCGGAGACATTTGTTCCAATTTCCTTCGATGCTGGCGGGGTGACGACAGGACCCCTGACAGTCCCTTTTATTCTAGCGTTAGGGGTCGGAGTTGCATCTGTCATGAGAAAAGGCGAATCCTCCAGTGAAGGATTTGGATTGGTTGCATTGGCTTCCATAGGTCCTATAATTGCAGTTCTATTATTAGGGGTGATCTATCAATGA
- a CDS encoding DUF1538 domain-containing protein — protein MIHDIFEGFGELLIEVTFALVPLLVFFLIFQFIFLKLDWDKLKKILLGFGFSYIGLALFLQGVHIGFMPVGEKMGESLGEMTHSWILIPIGFVLGFVATIAEPAVRVLNKEVADVTEGYISQKAMLLTLSVGVGVAISLSMLRIQFNFSIWYYIIPGYLIACILLFFTKKIFVSIAFDSGGVATGPMTVTFILSMAVGVASVTEGSDPLTDGFGMIALVALAPIISVLVLGIIYKKEVEKN, from the coding sequence ATGATACATGATATCTTTGAGGGCTTTGGAGAGCTACTGATTGAGGTAACCTTCGCCTTAGTTCCATTACTGGTCTTTTTCCTGATCTTTCAATTCATTTTCTTGAAACTGGACTGGGATAAGCTGAAAAAAATACTGCTTGGTTTTGGGTTTTCTTACATAGGACTGGCCCTGTTCCTCCAAGGTGTACATATCGGTTTCATGCCCGTAGGAGAAAAGATGGGAGAAAGTCTTGGGGAAATGACGCACTCTTGGATACTGATTCCAATCGGATTTGTACTGGGCTTTGTGGCCACGATAGCAGAGCCGGCTGTAAGGGTGCTGAATAAAGAGGTAGCGGATGTTACGGAAGGATACATCTCCCAAAAAGCGATGCTACTGACGCTTTCTGTAGGAGTAGGAGTAGCAATTTCCCTGTCCATGCTCAGGATTCAATTCAATTTTTCCATCTGGTATTATATAATTCCTGGATATCTGATCGCATGTATCTTACTGTTTTTTACAAAAAAGATATTTGTGAGTATCGCCTTTGATTCCGGGGGAGTGGCAACCGGACCGATGACAGTTACCTTTATTTTGTCGATGGCGGTAGGAGTGGCTTCTGTGACGGAGGGAAGTGATCCTTTGACGGATGGTTTTGGAATGATAGCACTTGTTGCATTGGCACCTATAATCTCTGTGCTTGTGTTGGGGATCATCTATAAGAAGGAAGTGGAGAAAAACTAA
- a CDS encoding ring-cleaving dioxygenase produces MELLGLHHVSLLTAKAEKNYHFFTEILGMRLVKKTVNQDNTSSYHLFYGDAEGNPGTEITFFDIPGLGRTHEGVSSISSTSLRVPTTESLLFWKHRFSSLDVKHGGIEKRANRDTLAFEDYEGTKLILVADNEEEGVSAGVPWVKNDIPKEHAIIGLGPVTLTVKSSPPTATILTNVLGFRHVGSYPSLKGDFPAIEVYATGKGGSGAEVHLETRPDLPAEKIGRGGVHHVAFRIPNIEEFNQWVQRVRQTRLPNSGEVERHYFKALYFREPNGILFELSTDTPGFTVDEPLESMGEQLALPPFLEPKRAEIEASLRPLDIN; encoded by the coding sequence ATGGAACTATTAGGTTTACACCACGTCTCATTATTAACAGCAAAAGCAGAAAAGAATTATCATTTTTTCACCGAAATATTGGGTATGCGACTTGTTAAGAAAACGGTGAATCAGGATAACACTTCCTCTTATCACCTATTCTATGGGGACGCTGAAGGAAATCCGGGTACTGAGATCACCTTTTTTGACATACCAGGGCTCGGCAGGACACACGAAGGGGTTTCTAGCATTTCTTCCACATCATTAAGAGTACCGACTACCGAATCTCTTCTCTTTTGGAAGCATCGTTTTTCTTCCTTGGATGTCAAGCATGGCGGTATTGAAAAAAGAGCAAATCGGGATACATTGGCATTCGAGGATTACGAAGGAACAAAGCTGATTCTTGTAGCTGATAATGAGGAAGAGGGGGTAAGTGCGGGTGTACCCTGGGTGAAAAATGACATACCAAAGGAGCACGCGATCATAGGGCTGGGTCCGGTGACGTTGACAGTCAAATCCTCACCTCCTACAGCCACCATTTTAACCAATGTCCTTGGCTTCCGTCATGTGGGGTCGTATCCATCTCTCAAAGGGGATTTTCCGGCAATTGAGGTATATGCAACCGGAAAAGGTGGATCAGGCGCGGAAGTCCATCTCGAAACTAGACCAGATCTACCAGCCGAAAAAATCGGCAGAGGTGGCGTGCACCATGTCGCATTTCGGATTCCGAATATAGAAGAGTTCAACCAATGGGTGCAGCGAGTCAGACAAACACGTCTCCCAAATTCTGGTGAAGTGGAGAGACATTACTTTAAAGCTCTTTATTTCAGGGAACCAAATGGCATCCTGTTCGAGCTTTCCACTGACACCCCAGGGTTCACTGTCGACGAGCCGCTTGAAAGCATGGGAGAGCAACTCGCACTTCCACCTTTCTTGGAGCCAAAAAGAGCCGAAATTGAAGCAAGCCTGAGACCACTTGATATCAATTGA
- a CDS encoding hemolysin family protein, producing MDSIPYDSIILLGALLILSGYFSASETAITSVNKVRLRNQAENNNAKAKRSLNMAENFDQSISTILIGNNIVNIAMAAIATNIATQLYGSSGSTLAITTAIITVVVLVFGEILPKSLAKQYAEKYLLLISASLMTVMKLFYPITWLFVQLKVGVKKLLGADRDEPTVTEEDVIAMVEIGEEEGTFLTQERELLHNAIAFDDIVVKDILTPRPDVVAISEDTSIEEIKDIFIKEQYSRLPLYEGSIDNIIGVISHRDFFAQYVQNPEFTLKDIARSPFFVIGSAKISNLLKELQTSQNHLAIVLDEYGGTAGIISIEDIIEEIVGEIWDEHDENENLVEILDELKFRMDGRLPVEEFTELLQLEVTESTANTLGGWISDMLGYLPKKGERVDCETFVIHIEEVKKHRIQKVVVEKNVDIVFSA from the coding sequence TTGGATAGTATACCCTATGACTCGATAATTTTATTAGGGGCATTGTTAATATTATCAGGATATTTTTCAGCATCTGAAACAGCTATTACGAGCGTAAATAAAGTGCGACTCCGTAATCAAGCAGAGAACAACAATGCAAAAGCAAAACGATCTTTAAACATGGCGGAGAACTTTGATCAAAGTATTTCCACTATTCTAATCGGTAATAATATCGTTAATATCGCGATGGCGGCAATTGCTACTAATATTGCTACCCAGCTCTATGGAAGCAGTGGCAGTACACTTGCAATTACGACAGCGATTATTACTGTAGTAGTCCTTGTTTTTGGTGAGATTTTGCCAAAATCTTTAGCAAAACAATATGCAGAAAAATATTTACTTTTAATATCTGCCTCTTTAATGACAGTCATGAAGCTCTTTTATCCAATTACATGGTTGTTCGTTCAACTAAAAGTAGGCGTCAAGAAACTTCTTGGTGCAGATAGGGATGAACCTACTGTAACAGAAGAAGACGTGATAGCAATGGTGGAAATTGGAGAAGAAGAAGGGACTTTTCTCACACAAGAACGAGAATTGCTTCATAATGCCATAGCGTTTGATGATATCGTCGTGAAAGATATCCTGACGCCAAGGCCTGATGTAGTAGCCATCTCAGAGGATACGTCTATTGAAGAAATCAAAGACATTTTTATAAAAGAACAATATTCACGTTTACCTTTGTATGAAGGATCCATTGATAATATAATCGGAGTCATTTCACATAGAGACTTTTTCGCACAATATGTCCAAAATCCTGAATTTACTTTAAAGGATATTGCCCGCAGTCCATTTTTTGTAATCGGTTCTGCTAAAATTTCGAACCTATTGAAGGAGCTGCAAACCTCCCAAAACCACCTTGCCATTGTGCTTGATGAATACGGGGGAACAGCAGGAATCATCTCGATAGAAGATATCATTGAGGAAATTGTCGGGGAAATATGGGATGAGCATGACGAAAATGAAAACTTGGTGGAAATTCTTGATGAATTGAAATTCCGGATGGATGGACGTCTGCCTGTCGAAGAATTCACGGAGCTATTGCAACTTGAAGTAACAGAATCGACAGCCAACACATTAGGAGGCTGGATCTCCGACATGCTCGGTTACCTTCCAAAAAAAGGAGAGCGGGTTGATTGTGAAACCTTCGTCATCCATATTGAAGAAGTGAAGAAACATCGGATTCAAAAAGTAGTTGTGGAAAAAAACGTTGATATCGTTTTTTCTGCATAA